One genomic region from Streptomyces sp. NBC_01304 encodes:
- a CDS encoding carbohydrate ABC transporter permease, with amino-acid sequence MRIFLILIALLWLTPTVGLLASSFRDPTDIAESGWWDVFSKPSQMTFDSYSTLLEKEEITDSLLNTVLITVPATVLVIVIGAMAGYAFAWMDFKGRDWWFLAVVALLVVPVQIALIPLTSLFRDLGIFGTITAVIIFHVGFGLPFAIFLLRNFFAEIPKELLEAARLDGAGETRVFTQVIMPLGGPAIASLGIFQFLWVWNDMLVALVFSNSKSRPLTVALQEQTRAFSGNIETLAPGAFISLVIPLIVFFAFQRQFVSGVMAGAVK; translated from the coding sequence TGCTCTGGCTGACACCGACCGTCGGCCTGCTCGCCTCGTCGTTCCGCGATCCGACCGACATCGCCGAGTCCGGCTGGTGGGACGTCTTCAGCAAGCCGTCCCAGATGACCTTCGACAGCTACTCGACGCTGCTCGAGAAGGAGGAGATCACCGATTCCCTGCTGAACACGGTCCTGATCACCGTCCCGGCCACCGTCCTGGTGATCGTCATCGGCGCGATGGCCGGATACGCGTTCGCCTGGATGGACTTCAAGGGCCGCGACTGGTGGTTCCTGGCCGTGGTGGCGCTGCTCGTGGTACCCGTCCAGATCGCCCTGATCCCGCTGACCAGCCTCTTCCGCGACCTCGGGATCTTCGGCACGATCACCGCCGTCATCATCTTCCACGTCGGCTTCGGCCTGCCGTTCGCGATCTTCCTCCTGCGGAACTTCTTCGCGGAGATCCCCAAGGAACTCCTGGAGGCGGCACGACTGGACGGCGCGGGCGAGACCCGGGTGTTCACCCAGGTGATCATGCCGCTCGGCGGGCCCGCCATCGCCTCCCTCGGGATCTTCCAGTTCCTGTGGGTGTGGAACGACATGCTGGTGGCGCTGGTCTTCTCGAACTCCAAATCACGCCCACTGACCGTCGCCCTGCAGGAGCAGACGCGCGCGTTCAGCGGCAACATCGAGACACTCGCTCCCGGCGCGTTCATCTCCCTGGTGATCCCGCTGATCGTCTTCTTCGCCTTCCAACGCCAGTTCGTCTCCGGCGTGATGGCGGGCGCGGTGAAGTAG